A region of uncultured Anaeromusa sp. DNA encodes the following proteins:
- the rimP gene encoding ribosome maturation factor RimP, producing MAKVHVEILVEELVQAMIAGTALELVDVEYVKEREWYLRVFLNKEGGIELEDCQWISEQLGSKLDELDPIKESYYLEVSSPGLDRPLKKERDFARHLGERVEVHLFAPINGEKMLVGELLRLENDVIFLRGAEGELSIPREKAAKVSLEIVF from the coding sequence ATGGCAAAAGTGCATGTGGAGATATTGGTGGAAGAATTGGTTCAAGCCATGATTGCCGGCACAGCCTTGGAGTTGGTAGATGTTGAGTATGTGAAGGAAAGAGAATGGTATTTGCGCGTGTTTCTGAATAAGGAAGGCGGCATTGAATTAGAAGACTGCCAATGGATTAGTGAGCAATTGGGCAGCAAACTGGATGAATTGGATCCAATCAAGGAAAGCTATTATCTGGAAGTGTCCTCACCTGGCCTCGATCGTCCTCTAAAGAAGGAACGCGATTTTGCGCGACATCTGGGGGAACGCGTCGAGGTGCATCTCTTTGCGCCTATAAACGGTGAGAAGATGCTTGTTGGTGAGTTGTTGCGCCTAGAGAATGACGTGATCTTTCTGCGCGGAGCGGAAGGAGAACTTTCTATTCCAAGGGAAAAAGCAGCGAAGGTTTCTTTGGAGATTGTATTTTAA
- a CDS encoding glutamine synthetase encodes MANDLLYVISPEQHGVAEVKALLEARPEIKFVSLVGVDLAGNDTDEKIPVEVFLDDIDGFLNGGVVQTDGSSVVLTGLATLNNARVDMTGDRNVNWFVDYNYEHFDEESGKPVGTLRIPGFLIHNDLRVDSRAILTDSLEYVQTELLNLFKANPNLAGITHAKGNEIEEILFTSATELEFWVKTPTNKADVAELSASQVMQEQYWQRTRGEVRTAMEQAVLAMEKYGLQPEMGHKEVGGIKSRIDETGHLSYVLEQLEIDWKYSNAVQTADNELQARILVKEVFRANGLDVTFKAKPIIGVAGSGEHTHVGLAARLKSGKIINLFSPTDMKADFLSSVGYGAIMGMLKNYEVVNPFISSTNDSLNRLKPGFEAPVCIVTSLGHNPAIPSRNRTILAGLVRDIGNPYATRFEVRAPNPYTNTYIALSCFYLSILDGVRAAVTSGKNTKELEAELSKEAGVEGFYLEKDRAYRSEHDVFEDYTTEERDRLFSKPPATVWENMQAIEKYPEKVAVLTQGGVFRKELIDAFVAGALVRWKTELTQRIISENMDIVKYCCCLHEAETAVDLDLYHWDQIQALRIYLAKDTLAQKSLFTRIREALAAGDYAAGSELQVEMAAKVEELKSLYIAYEQNLIEC; translated from the coding sequence ATGGCAAACGATCTGTTGTACGTTATTTCTCCTGAGCAGCACGGTGTTGCAGAAGTAAAAGCGTTGCTGGAAGCGCGTCCTGAAATTAAATTTGTTTCTCTTGTTGGCGTGGATTTGGCCGGCAATGACACAGATGAAAAAATTCCGGTTGAAGTATTTTTGGATGACATCGACGGCTTCTTAAATGGCGGTGTTGTGCAAACGGACGGCTCTTCCGTAGTTCTTACTGGTCTGGCTACATTGAACAACGCTCGCGTTGACATGACTGGCGACCGGAACGTTAATTGGTTCGTAGACTATAATTATGAGCATTTCGACGAGGAGAGCGGCAAACCAGTAGGAACGCTGCGCATCCCTGGCTTCTTGATTCATAACGATTTGCGCGTAGATTCTCGGGCTATTTTGACGGACAGCCTGGAATACGTCCAAACGGAACTGTTGAATTTGTTTAAAGCGAATCCTAATTTAGCAGGTATTACCCATGCTAAAGGAAATGAGATCGAAGAGATTCTCTTTACTTCGGCGACGGAGTTGGAGTTCTGGGTTAAAACTCCGACCAATAAGGCTGACGTAGCGGAACTATCCGCTTCGCAGGTGATGCAAGAACAATATTGGCAGCGTACCCGCGGCGAAGTCCGTACAGCGATGGAGCAAGCAGTTCTGGCCATGGAAAAATACGGCTTGCAGCCGGAAATGGGCCATAAAGAAGTTGGCGGCATCAAGTCCCGCATTGACGAAACTGGTCATTTATCCTATGTGTTGGAACAGTTGGAAATCGATTGGAAATACTCCAATGCGGTACAGACTGCCGACAACGAACTTCAGGCTCGCATTTTGGTTAAAGAAGTATTCCGGGCTAATGGTCTGGATGTTACCTTTAAGGCAAAACCGATCATCGGTGTTGCAGGCAGCGGGGAACATACTCATGTCGGTCTTGCAGCGCGCTTAAAGTCCGGCAAAATCATCAACCTTTTCTCGCCTACTGATATGAAGGCGGATTTCCTCAGCTCTGTTGGTTATGGCGCAATCATGGGAATGCTGAAAAATTATGAAGTGGTGAATCCCTTCATTTCTTCTACCAATGATTCCTTGAATCGTCTGAAACCCGGATTTGAAGCTCCGGTTTGTATTGTTACTTCTTTGGGTCACAACCCGGCGATTCCTTCTCGTAACCGTACTATTTTGGCTGGCTTGGTGCGTGATATCGGTAATCCTTACGCTACTCGCTTTGAGGTGCGCGCCCCCAATCCGTACACCAATACGTACATTGCCTTGAGTTGTTTTTACTTGAGCATATTGGACGGTGTCAGGGCGGCTGTAACGTCCGGTAAAAATACGAAAGAGCTGGAAGCTGAGTTGTCGAAAGAAGCTGGCGTAGAAGGTTTCTATCTCGAAAAAGACCGCGCTTACCGCAGCGAGCATGATGTGTTTGAAGACTACACCACGGAAGAGCGGGACCGCTTGTTTAGCAAACCGCCTGCTACTGTTTGGGAAAACATGCAGGCCATTGAGAAGTATCCTGAAAAAGTGGCTGTTTTGACACAAGGCGGCGTATTCCGCAAAGAATTAATAGACGCCTTTGTGGCTGGCGCTTTGGTGCGTTGGAAAACCGAACTTACCCAGCGGATTATTAGCGAAAACATGGACATTGTTAAATATTGCTGCTGCCTCCATGAAGCGGAAACTGCAGTGGATCTTGATTTGTATCATTGGGATCAGATTCAAGCGCTGCGGATTTACTTGGCAAAAGATACGCTGGCTCAGAAAAGCTTGTTCACACGTATTCGCGAAGCGCTGGCTGCTGGCGACTATGCGGCTGGTTCTGAACTGCAGGTTGAAATGGCTGCTAAAGTGGAAGAACTTAAATCTCTTTATATCGCTTACGAGCAAAACCTTATCGAGTGCTAA
- the ilvB gene encoding biosynthetic-type acetolactate synthase large subunit — MKCTGANLLVESLKNEGVEVIFGYPGGAILPVYDELYRQEEIQHVLTVHEQGAAHAADGYARASGRVGVCLATSGPGATNLITGLATAHMDSVPIVAITGQVATGLMGKDSFQEVDITGMTLSISKHSFVIRDVARIPQLVHEAFRIAASGRPGVVILDIPRDIQTIEVEEEEVHPCFATPPRMVNWPEAGLEAAVKALAAAQRPVMQVGGGAVRAEAAPQVRELARHLDVPVVSTLMGLGVVPGDEPRFLGLTGMHGNKAANLAVHHADVVLVIGCRFSDRFVTAKPEFVKGKTIIQLDIDPAEIGKNIPSHVGLTGNVGLLAQALLEKVPKVKRIGWWQQIQEWCESGKEMESILLDGPWIMKFLSTQTQDQRTVFVTDVGQHQMWAAQHLTLRQPRTWLTSGGFGTMGFGMPAALGAQTACPEARVVHICGDGSFRMTGMELHTIASTQAPVISVVLDNGSLGMVRQWQELFFGGRCSSSILKEFDYVGMANALGVEGAVAQNQAEFAAAFQRAWQERKPFVLVAKVESQQVRPMLKPGGQLNEFIESI; from the coding sequence ATGAAATGCACCGGCGCCAATTTATTGGTTGAATCCCTAAAAAATGAGGGCGTAGAGGTAATCTTTGGCTATCCGGGCGGGGCTATTTTGCCGGTGTATGATGAACTATATCGGCAGGAGGAAATTCAGCATGTGCTGACCGTGCATGAACAAGGGGCGGCCCATGCTGCAGACGGCTATGCGCGCGCCAGCGGGCGGGTGGGAGTATGTCTGGCGACGTCAGGGCCTGGGGCCACTAATTTGATAACCGGACTGGCGACTGCGCATATGGATTCAGTTCCGATTGTGGCGATTACAGGGCAGGTGGCAACTGGCCTAATGGGTAAGGACTCCTTCCAGGAGGTGGACATTACGGGTATGACGCTGTCTATTTCTAAGCATAGCTTTGTTATTAGAGATGTAGCGCGTATTCCCCAACTTGTACATGAAGCTTTTCGAATTGCTGCCAGTGGCCGTCCTGGTGTCGTCATCTTAGATATTCCTCGGGATATACAAACGATAGAAGTGGAAGAAGAAGAAGTACATCCTTGTTTTGCAACGCCGCCTCGCATGGTAAACTGGCCAGAGGCAGGCTTAGAAGCGGCTGTAAAAGCTTTGGCCGCGGCTCAACGACCAGTCATGCAAGTGGGCGGGGGAGCTGTGCGGGCTGAAGCAGCACCACAAGTCAGAGAGTTGGCCAGGCATTTGGATGTACCTGTAGTGAGCACTTTGATGGGCTTGGGCGTGGTGCCGGGAGATGAACCGCGCTTTTTGGGACTCACAGGGATGCATGGGAACAAGGCAGCTAATTTGGCGGTACATCACGCTGATGTAGTATTGGTCATAGGCTGTCGGTTTAGTGACCGCTTTGTGACAGCAAAACCAGAATTTGTTAAAGGAAAAACAATTATTCAATTGGATATTGATCCGGCGGAGATTGGTAAAAACATTCCTTCCCATGTGGGCTTAACCGGAAACGTAGGTTTGTTGGCCCAGGCTCTTTTAGAAAAAGTGCCCAAGGTGAAACGTATCGGTTGGTGGCAGCAAATTCAAGAGTGGTGTGAAAGCGGAAAAGAGATGGAGTCGATTTTGCTCGATGGCCCGTGGATCATGAAATTTCTTTCCACGCAGACGCAGGACCAGCGTACGGTATTTGTTACAGATGTGGGGCAACATCAAATGTGGGCGGCGCAGCATTTAACATTGCGGCAGCCGCGCACTTGGCTTACTTCCGGGGGGTTCGGGACCATGGGTTTTGGCATGCCTGCGGCTTTAGGTGCGCAGACAGCCTGTCCTGAAGCCAGGGTGGTTCATATTTGCGGCGACGGAAGTTTTCGCATGACCGGCATGGAACTGCATACCATTGCCAGCACACAAGCGCCGGTAATTTCTGTTGTCTTGGATAACGGCTCGCTGGGCATGGTTCGGCAATGGCAAGAATTATTTTTTGGAGGACGCTGTAGTTCATCCATTCTAAAAGAATTTGATTATGTAGGTATGGCCAACGCTTTGGGCGTTGAAGGGGCGGTTGCTCAAAATCAAGCAGAATTTGCAGCAGCCTTTCAGCGTGCTTGGCAAGAGCGGAAGCCTTTTGTGCTTGTAGCCAAGGTAGAATCGCAACAGGTGCGACCAATGTTGAAACCAGGCGGTCAACTGAATGAATTTATTGAGTCCATATAA
- the leuB gene encoding 3-isopropylmalate dehydrogenase codes for MREAQVAVIAGDGIGPEIMDAALQVFSKAAKRQNLSCTFTKLLAGGAALEVCGEPLPAATVKAAQGANAVLLGAVGHPKWDSIEPGKRPEKAILGLRKALGLYANLRPVEAAFSDEEASPLKKERLEGTDLIIVRELGGGIYYGERQEGDEFASDMECYSVQEVNRILQLAAQIASRRHKKVTSVDKANVLATSRLWRKEANAVSEEYKDLQWEHMYVDNCAMQLVTTPSRFDVIVTSNLFGDILSDEAAVLTGSIGMMPSASLGAGPSLFEPIHGSAPDIAGQGIANPVGMILSAAFCAEMALEAPGVGGAIRDAVRRVWLQGYRTADTYRLGYTKVSTQELANRIEAELEG; via the coding sequence ATGAGAGAAGCGCAGGTTGCCGTTATAGCTGGCGATGGCATTGGCCCGGAGATTATGGACGCCGCATTGCAGGTATTTAGCAAAGCAGCCAAACGGCAAAATCTGTCTTGCACTTTTACTAAATTGCTTGCAGGCGGGGCTGCCTTGGAAGTATGCGGCGAACCTTTGCCCGCAGCGACGGTTAAGGCGGCGCAAGGAGCGAACGCGGTATTGTTGGGGGCAGTTGGCCATCCTAAATGGGATTCCATAGAGCCAGGGAAACGGCCAGAAAAAGCCATTTTGGGTTTGCGCAAAGCCTTGGGACTCTATGCGAATTTGCGTCCCGTGGAAGCGGCTTTTTCCGATGAGGAAGCGTCTCCCTTGAAAAAGGAACGTCTGGAAGGTACGGATTTAATCATTGTAAGGGAGTTGGGGGGCGGCATTTACTACGGAGAACGCCAGGAAGGCGATGAATTTGCCAGTGATATGGAATGTTACAGCGTGCAAGAAGTAAATCGGATTCTGCAATTGGCAGCGCAAATTGCCTCACGACGGCACAAAAAAGTTACTTCCGTAGATAAAGCTAACGTGTTAGCCACGTCGAGGCTGTGGCGAAAAGAGGCCAATGCTGTTTCTGAAGAGTATAAAGACTTGCAGTGGGAGCATATGTATGTGGACAACTGCGCCATGCAGCTTGTAACCACCCCGTCTCGGTTTGACGTGATTGTTACAAGCAATCTTTTTGGGGATATTTTGAGCGATGAAGCAGCCGTTTTGACCGGCTCCATCGGCATGATGCCTTCTGCTAGCTTGGGCGCAGGGCCTAGCCTTTTCGAGCCGATTCATGGTTCGGCGCCGGATATTGCCGGACAAGGCATTGCTAATCCGGTTGGTATGATTTTATCAGCTGCTTTTTGTGCGGAAATGGCTCTGGAAGCTCCAGGCGTGGGCGGCGCTATTCGTGATGCAGTACGCCGCGTATGGCTGCAGGGCTACCGCACTGCCGATACGTACCGTTTGGGCTATACAAAGGTATCGACACAAGAGCTGGCCAATCGTATTGAGGCGGAACTGGAGGGATAA
- the leuD gene encoding 3-isopropylmalate dehydratase small subunit (catalyzes the isomerization between 2-isopropylmalate and 3-isopropylmalate in leucine biosynthesis), which produces MNRGRVWKYEDHVDTDVIIPARYLSTSEPAELAKHCMEDIDDSFRNQVRGGDIMVAGRNFGCGSSREHAPVAIQACGISCVIAHSFARIFFRNAINIGLPLLEVGDRVEELRQGDTLKLHLAEGRIENLTTGVVIEAAPLPRFVAEIAQAGGLIAYVRAQTGRSAI; this is translated from the coding sequence ATGAATCGCGGACGAGTTTGGAAATACGAGGACCATGTGGATACAGATGTAATTATTCCGGCGCGTTATTTGAGTACGTCTGAACCGGCGGAATTAGCTAAACACTGCATGGAGGATATCGACGATTCTTTTCGCAACCAAGTTCGGGGTGGAGATATTATGGTGGCTGGGCGTAATTTCGGTTGCGGCTCTTCGCGTGAACATGCGCCGGTGGCCATTCAGGCTTGCGGTATTTCCTGTGTCATTGCCCATAGTTTTGCCCGGATTTTTTTTCGCAATGCCATCAATATAGGGTTGCCATTACTGGAAGTAGGAGATAGGGTGGAAGAACTGCGACAAGGGGATACATTGAAGCTGCACCTCGCAGAAGGACGCATTGAAAATCTGACAACCGGTGTTGTAATTGAGGCTGCTCCTTTACCTCGGTTTGTGGCCGAGATTGCTCAGGCTGGCGGCTTAATTGCTTATGTTCGAGCGCAAACTGGAAGGAGTGCTATATGA
- the leuC gene encoding 3-isopropylmalate dehydratase large subunit, which translates to MAGMTMTQKILARKAGLETVQAGQIIHCPIDLALANDITGAPAIREFRKIGVPVFDSAKIALIPDHFTPNKDIASAQQAKEMRDFVKEAGIVHYYEVGRMGIEHVLLPEAGLVAPGEVIIGADSHTCTYGAVGAFSTGVGSTDLGASMAAGSTWFKVPAAIRVELVGTLPTWVGGKDVILTVIGQLGVEGARYESLEFNGPGVASLSMSDRLTVANMAIEAGAKNGIFPVDEVTREYIAGRVSRGYEVLEADADAVYEKTLCINLSQLEPVVAKPHLPENVVPAKDLRQVTIDQVIIGSCTNGRLEDLAQAATVLQGQQVHPHVRAIIIPGSQEVYRQAIACGYIDTFIEAGAAVSTPTCGPCLGGHMGILAAGEKAVATTNRNFRGRMGHVESEVYLAGPGVAAASAVLGRIGTPEEVCK; encoded by the coding sequence ATGGCTGGTATGACAATGACCCAAAAAATCTTGGCCCGCAAGGCGGGGCTGGAGACAGTGCAGGCGGGGCAAATCATCCACTGTCCCATTGATCTGGCCTTGGCCAATGACATTACAGGAGCTCCGGCCATTCGGGAATTTCGCAAAATCGGTGTTCCTGTGTTTGATTCGGCGAAAATAGCACTAATTCCAGATCATTTTACACCGAACAAGGATATTGCTTCGGCGCAGCAGGCGAAGGAAATGCGTGATTTTGTCAAAGAGGCTGGGATTGTTCATTATTATGAAGTAGGGCGGATGGGTATTGAGCATGTGTTGCTGCCGGAAGCAGGGCTGGTGGCACCGGGGGAAGTGATTATTGGCGCAGATTCCCATACATGCACCTATGGAGCGGTGGGAGCTTTTTCAACAGGCGTAGGTTCTACCGATTTGGGAGCGTCTATGGCAGCTGGCAGCACTTGGTTCAAAGTTCCCGCTGCTATTCGGGTGGAATTGGTTGGGACGCTGCCTACCTGGGTTGGTGGTAAGGATGTAATTTTGACAGTAATCGGTCAGCTTGGCGTAGAAGGAGCGCGCTATGAATCGCTGGAATTTAACGGCCCTGGAGTTGCTTCTTTGTCTATGTCCGACCGATTGACAGTAGCCAATATGGCCATTGAAGCGGGCGCGAAAAACGGCATCTTTCCTGTTGACGAAGTGACGCGCGAGTATATTGCGGGCCGGGTGTCACGTGGCTATGAAGTCCTAGAAGCGGACGCTGATGCCGTATACGAAAAGACGCTGTGTATCAATTTGTCCCAATTAGAACCGGTCGTGGCCAAGCCTCATCTGCCGGAAAATGTAGTTCCGGCCAAGGACTTGAGACAGGTGACGATTGATCAGGTTATTATCGGTTCTTGTACCAACGGGAGGCTGGAGGACTTGGCTCAAGCCGCTACAGTGCTCCAGGGGCAGCAAGTCCATCCGCATGTGCGCGCCATTATTATCCCGGGGAGTCAGGAAGTGTACCGTCAGGCCATTGCCTGCGGCTACATTGATACCTTTATTGAAGCAGGAGCAGCTGTCAGCACGCCGACTTGCGGTCCTTGTTTGGGCGGGCACATGGGTATTTTGGCGGCAGGTGAAAAGGCAGTGGCGACGACGAATCGCAACTTTAGAGGCCGCATGGGCCATGTAGAAAGTGAAGTATACTTGGCTGGTCCTGGAGTGGCAGCAGCCAGCGCGGTACTGGGCCGAATCGGAACGCCAGAGGAGGTATGCAAATGA